A window of Primulina huaijiensis isolate GDHJ02 chromosome 9, ASM1229523v2, whole genome shotgun sequence contains these coding sequences:
- the LOC140985295 gene encoding AAA-ATPase At2g46620-like — MFPLKLLFIFFSILCSIFLLRLFLHRSGLIYAVRRFADWFEDRFHVHQHLKVPEFNDSTHQENQFYRRVSLYVNSLASLEDSDFTNLFSGKKPNDIVLSLDDDQVIFDTFLGARVSWLNRVQRDAANQVVTRSFVLKIRRKDKRRVLKPYLQQIHAVSDDIEQRRKELKIHNNCGGRWKSVPFNHPASFDSMVMDSDLKSKIRYDLETFLKSKQYYHKIGRVWRRNYLLCGPSGTGKSSFIAAVANLLSYDVFNVDLSQVRDDADLNILLLHTTCKSLIVIEHLDRYFSEKSKVSSSGFLNFMDGILNFQDERIMIFTMNTKEGIDSNLLRPGRLDVCIHFPMCNFNSFKDLACNYLGVKEHKLFPQVEEIFQSGATMSPAEIGELMLANRNSPSRALKSVITALKTASSPAELPYASEDGGGAGHWKETVPKEFRKLYGFLRMKSCKKPGSFDHDDADMIERRPIILNE, encoded by the coding sequence ATGTTTCCACTCAAATTATTGTTCATATTCTTCTCGATTCTATGCTCGATCTTTCTTCTTCGATTGTTCCTGCATCGGAGTGGTCTGATATACGCAGTAAGGAGATTTGCGGACTGGTTCGAAGATCGGTTCCATGTCCACCAGCACTTGAAAGTTCCCGAGTTCAACGATTCCACCCACCAGGAGAACCAATTTTACCGACGGGTTTCTCTGTACGTCAATTCTTTGGCTTCCTTGGAGGATTCTGATTTCACCAATCTCTTCTCCGGGAAGAAGCCGAACGATATTGTTTTGTCGCTCGACGATGATCAGGTGATTTTCGATACTTTTCTCGGAGCCAGAGTTTCATGGCTCAACAGAGTCCAGAGGGATGCTGCGAACCAAGTGGTTACCAGGAGTTTTGTGCTGAAAATCAGGAGAAAGGATAAGCGCAGAGTTCTCAAACCTTATCTGCAGCAGATTCATGCGGTTTCTGATGATATCGAGCAGCGGAggaaggaattgaagatccATAATAACTGTGGAGGTAGGTGGAAATCTGTTCCGTTCAATCATCCCGCTAGTTTTGATTCGATGGTTATGGATTCGGATTTGAAAAGCAAGATACGGTATGATTTGGAGACATTTCTCAAGTCCAAGCAGTATTACCATAAGATAGGCCGCGTTTGGAGGCGCAACTATCTCCTTTGCGGCCCTTCCGGCACCGGGAAATCCAGTTTCATAGCTGCTGTAGCGAATTTGCTGAGTTACGACGTGTTTAACGTCGATTTGTCACAGGTGCGGGATGATGCTGATCTGAATATTCTTCTGTTACATACTACGTGTAAATCTCTGATCGTGATCGAACACTTGGATCGTTACTTTTCGGAGAAGTCGAAGGTCTCGTCGTCTGGTTTCCTGAATTTTATGGATGGGATATTGAATTTTCAAGATGAGAGGATCATGATTTTCACCATGAATACCAAAGAGGGGATTGATTCCAACTTGTTGAGGCCTGGAAGACTCGACGTCTGCATACATTTTCCGATGTGcaattttaattctttcaaagATTTAGCGTGTAATTATTTAGGAGTCAAAGAACACAAACTGTTCCCACAAGTGGAGGAGATTTTCCAGAGCGGCGCCACCATGAGCCCGGCGGAGATCGGCGAGTTGATGCTGGCGAACAGGAACTCTCCGAGCCGCGCGTTGAAGTCGGTTATCACAGCCTTGAAAACGGCATCATCGCCGGCGGAGCTGCCTTATGCGTCGGAAGATGGTGGTGGCGCCGGTCACTGGAAGGAGACCGTTCCTAAAGAGTTTCGAAAGTTGTACGGTTTTCTAAGGATGAAAAGCTGCAAGAAACCTGGATCGTTTGATCACGACGACGCCGATATGATCGAACGGCGAccaattattttgaatgaataa
- the LOC140984932 gene encoding calcium-binding protein KIC-like: MESKGDRGTEYEDLLDVMAEKLDVDRFVDELCGGFQLLADPTKGLITPASLQNKCKLLGLEEEDAEAMVREGDLDGDGALNQMEFCVLMVRLSPGIMQNADVWLEKAIQAHFQPTASSS, encoded by the coding sequence ATGGAAAGCAAAGGTGATCGAGGGACAGAATATGAAGACTTGTTGGATGTGATGGCGGAAAAGTTGGACGTGGATAGGTTTGTTGACGAGCTCTGCGGGGGTTTCCAGCTCCTGGCGGACCCGACGAAAGGGTTGATCACTCCAGCGAGTCTGCAGAACAAGTGTAAATTGTTGGGATTGGAAGAAGAAGATGCGGAGGCCATGGTGCGAGAAGGTGACTTGGATGGAGATGGCGCGCTTAACCAGATGGAGTTCTGCGTTCTTATGGTCAGGCTCAGCCCAGGGATCATGCAAAATGCGGACGTATGGCTTGAAAAAGCCATTCAAGCTCACTTCCAGCCAACTGCATCGTCTTCATAG